The following coding sequences are from one Microbacterium wangchenii window:
- a CDS encoding DUF1349 domain-containing protein has protein sequence MPESIAVAGMPIDLVPSDASAWSVDPAGDRVHGTAAPRSDFFVDPAGTGAPAHNAVTLLGPAPDGDFQFSARVTVDFADMYDAGVLMLWCDEANWAKLCFEYSPDGEAMIVSVINRDVSDDANAFVVDGGAAWLRVSRIGRAFAYHASLDGQRWQLVRNFALAPTAAPVRVGFEAQAPVGEGCAVTFSDIRFTATSLTALRDGS, from the coding sequence ATGCCCGAATCCATCGCCGTCGCCGGCATGCCCATCGACCTCGTCCCCTCGGACGCATCCGCGTGGTCGGTGGATCCCGCCGGCGACCGCGTGCACGGCACCGCGGCGCCGCGAAGCGACTTCTTCGTCGACCCGGCCGGAACCGGCGCGCCGGCGCACAACGCCGTGACGCTGCTCGGGCCGGCCCCCGACGGCGACTTCCAGTTCAGTGCGCGGGTCACGGTCGACTTCGCCGACATGTACGACGCGGGCGTGCTGATGCTGTGGTGCGATGAGGCCAACTGGGCCAAACTCTGCTTCGAGTACTCCCCCGACGGCGAGGCGATGATCGTGTCGGTGATCAACCGTGACGTCTCCGACGACGCCAACGCCTTCGTCGTCGACGGTGGCGCGGCGTGGCTGCGGGTGTCCCGGATCGGACGTGCGTTCGCCTACCACGCCTCCCTCGACGGGCAGCGGTGGCAACTCGTGCGGAATTTCGCGCTCGCCCCGACCGCGGCACCTGTGCGCGTGGGCTTCGAGGCGCAGGCGCCGGTGGGCGAGGGATGTGCCGTGACGTTCTCCGACATCCGCTTCACCGCCACCTCTCTCACTGCGCTGCGCGACGGCTCCTGA
- a CDS encoding sugar-binding transcriptional regulator — translation MSTADIADATLRVYVALQHLQLGRPTTEIADELGLSRFAIGRMVKRARDEGLVEVVSRLPEPVDPELSATLARRYGLRSALVVVSHIDTDDVVRGIVAGVAAGLVTGMIGDDDVVGLGPGRTIVEMCARIVDVHTCDVVQLTGVATDQPETYLDAILRLRTVAKGRMFPLHAPFLTTDRRSARVITGQAPVTQALQRMDHLDMAVLTVGGWPSSSLLATQLAQSGELEGLLEAGVVAEIGTTLLDEHGRVVRSLEGRLIGVTTDQLARVPTRVAIGGGPGKRQAVVAALKSGLIDAIVTDQVTARRAMDM, via the coding sequence GTGAGCACAGCGGATATCGCCGACGCGACCCTGCGGGTGTACGTCGCGCTGCAGCACCTGCAGCTGGGACGCCCGACGACGGAGATCGCGGACGAGCTCGGGCTCTCGCGGTTCGCGATCGGGCGCATGGTGAAGCGCGCCAGGGACGAAGGACTCGTGGAGGTGGTCTCGCGGCTTCCCGAGCCGGTCGATCCTGAGCTGTCCGCGACACTGGCACGCCGGTACGGGCTGCGCTCGGCTCTCGTCGTGGTCTCGCACATCGACACCGACGATGTGGTCCGCGGGATCGTGGCGGGCGTGGCGGCAGGGCTGGTGACCGGCATGATCGGCGATGACGACGTGGTGGGCCTCGGACCCGGGCGCACGATCGTGGAGATGTGCGCGCGGATCGTCGACGTCCACACGTGCGACGTCGTGCAGCTCACCGGCGTGGCGACGGATCAGCCCGAGACCTATCTGGACGCCATCCTGCGGTTGCGCACCGTCGCGAAGGGACGCATGTTCCCCCTGCACGCGCCGTTCCTCACCACCGACCGTCGCTCCGCCCGCGTCATCACCGGGCAGGCGCCGGTCACCCAGGCGCTGCAGCGCATGGACCATCTCGACATGGCCGTCCTGACGGTCGGCGGATGGCCGTCCAGCTCGCTGCTGGCCACTCAGCTCGCGCAGAGCGGTGAGCTGGAGGGTCTGCTGGAGGCAGGGGTGGTGGCCGAGATCGGCACCACGCTGCTCGATGAGCACGGGCGGGTGGTCCGCTCGCTGGAGGGGCGGCTCATCGGCGTGACCACCGACCAGCTCGCGCGCGTCCCCACCCGTGTGGCGATCGGGGGCGGGCCGGGAAAGCGGCAGGCGGTCGTCGCCGCACTGAAATCGGGACTCATCGACGCCATCGTCACCGACCAGGTGACCGCACGGCGCGCGATGGACATGTGA
- a CDS encoding ABC transporter substrate-binding protein, which yields MNRVIRPGKARVFAAAAIATAVAITAAGCSAGESGPQSAADVESFDWKNYEGEELNILLSQHPLAGAIQSNVAQFEEQTGVTVNIETLSENDYMVKLLTELQSQSGSYDVFMTSQPMNYQYAAAGWIEDLQPWVDDDKQTAPDYDFDDFFPALIEAERWDTTDFGGAGEGGLWAIPANEEGYALFYRADILEANGIAVPETIDELIAAAEQLDGIEFEGKTISGFVSRGDKTYPTLNPFSTFAGAYGARDITDGKATVNDEAGVTAVEKWVELMQTAPAAASTYTWYEAQQDFIAGNAAFYIDADHMAPDFEKEGSGIAGKVGYALPPEGPEGRASSLWLWSLGMNAASEHKGAAWQFIQWATSKEQLTAAIAEGNMNPTRISVAESEEMAAATAEWGDYNEVWKTILSDYASWQYAPSATWTEVGDIWATAIQSAVLGQKPVQEALDDAAAKIDDAIK from the coding sequence ATGAACAGAGTCATCCGCCCCGGAAAGGCTCGAGTATTCGCGGCCGCCGCGATCGCCACGGCGGTCGCCATCACTGCGGCCGGGTGCTCGGCGGGCGAGAGCGGACCGCAGTCGGCCGCCGATGTCGAATCGTTCGACTGGAAGAACTACGAGGGTGAGGAGCTGAACATCCTGCTCAGCCAGCACCCGCTGGCCGGCGCCATCCAGAGCAACGTCGCGCAGTTCGAGGAGCAGACGGGCGTCACGGTCAACATCGAGACGCTCAGCGAGAACGACTACATGGTCAAGCTCCTGACCGAACTGCAGTCCCAGTCGGGCTCATACGACGTCTTCATGACGTCGCAGCCCATGAACTATCAGTACGCCGCCGCCGGATGGATCGAAGACCTCCAGCCGTGGGTCGACGACGACAAGCAGACCGCCCCCGATTACGACTTCGACGACTTCTTCCCGGCGCTGATCGAGGCGGAGCGGTGGGACACCACCGACTTCGGCGGCGCGGGTGAAGGCGGTCTGTGGGCGATTCCCGCGAACGAGGAGGGCTACGCGCTCTTCTACCGCGCCGACATCCTCGAGGCCAACGGCATCGCCGTTCCCGAGACCATCGATGAGCTCATCGCCGCGGCGGAGCAGCTGGACGGCATCGAGTTCGAAGGAAAGACGATCTCCGGCTTCGTCAGCCGCGGCGACAAGACCTATCCCACGCTGAATCCCTTCTCCACCTTCGCCGGGGCCTACGGCGCTCGCGACATCACCGACGGCAAGGCCACGGTCAACGACGAGGCCGGCGTCACGGCGGTCGAGAAGTGGGTCGAGCTGATGCAGACCGCGCCGGCCGCAGCGAGCACGTACACCTGGTACGAGGCGCAGCAGGACTTCATCGCCGGCAACGCGGCGTTCTACATCGACGCCGACCACATGGCACCCGACTTCGAGAAGGAGGGCAGCGGGATCGCCGGCAAGGTCGGCTACGCCCTGCCTCCCGAGGGTCCGGAGGGCCGGGCGTCGAGCCTGTGGCTGTGGTCTCTCGGCATGAACGCCGCATCCGAGCACAAGGGTGCCGCCTGGCAGTTCATCCAGTGGGCGACGTCGAAGGAGCAGCTGACCGCGGCCATCGCCGAAGGGAACATGAACCCCACCCGCATCTCGGTCGCCGAGAGCGAAGAGATGGCCGCAGCCACGGCGGAATGGGGCGACTACAACGAGGTGTGGAAGACGATCCTCTCCGACTACGCCTCGTGGCAGTACGCCCCGTCGGCCACCTGGACGGAGGTCGGCGACATCTGGGCCACCGCCATCCAGTCCGCCGTCCTGGGTCAGAAGCCCGTGCAGGAGGCGCTCGACGACGCCGCGGCGAAGATCGACGACGCCATCAAGTGA
- a CDS encoding carbohydrate ABC transporter permease, with translation MRHKPYLPYLLVLPALAILVAILYPFLTGAWWSFNSYRLNRGGPEFNGIENYIDLFTSGEGLRAIGVTLTYAVVVVVVECVLGIALAMLLNSGRYGSVFRLLIVLPLLLPPVIAALMWKVMLTENGVVNWILESLGQQKLLWLNGPDSALWSVILIDVWIFTPFVILLAQAGLKSVPVELREASAMDGAGPIRNFVSVTLPMLMPVLIVIIAFRGIDSLKMFDIIYTTTAGGPVDATTNLHVLGYLDGIRNLNFGMAMAALVVLWVLCYLMSYFLLKARRAEAVK, from the coding sequence ATGAGACATAAGCCTTATCTCCCCTACCTCCTGGTCCTCCCGGCGCTGGCGATCCTGGTGGCGATCCTGTATCCCTTCCTCACCGGCGCCTGGTGGTCGTTCAACTCCTACCGCCTGAACCGGGGCGGCCCCGAGTTCAACGGCATCGAGAACTACATCGACCTGTTCACCAGCGGTGAAGGCCTGCGCGCCATCGGCGTCACCCTCACCTACGCGGTGGTCGTCGTCGTCGTCGAATGCGTGCTCGGGATCGCGCTGGCGATGCTGCTGAACAGCGGCCGCTACGGCAGTGTGTTCCGCCTCCTGATCGTGCTTCCGCTCCTGCTGCCGCCCGTCATCGCGGCCCTCATGTGGAAGGTGATGCTCACCGAGAACGGCGTCGTCAACTGGATCCTGGAGTCCCTCGGGCAGCAGAAGCTGCTGTGGCTGAACGGTCCGGACAGCGCACTGTGGTCGGTGATCCTCATCGATGTGTGGATCTTCACCCCGTTCGTCATCCTGCTCGCCCAGGCGGGCCTGAAGAGCGTGCCCGTCGAGCTGCGGGAGGCCTCCGCCATGGACGGCGCCGGCCCCATCCGCAACTTCGTCTCCGTGACGCTGCCGATGCTGATGCCCGTGCTGATCGTGATCATCGCCTTCCGCGGCATCGACTCGCTGAAGATGTTCGACATCATCTACACCACAACCGCCGGTGGACCCGTCGACGCCACCACGAATCTGCACGTGCTCGGATACCTCGACGGCATCCGCAACCTCAACTTCGGGATGGCCATGGCGGCCCTCGTCGTGCTGTGGGTGCTGTGTTACCTCATGTCCTACTTCCTGCTGAAGGCACGTCGCGCGGAGGCCGTGAAATGA
- a CDS encoding carbohydrate ABC transporter permease, with the protein MTVDLGGQVAAGGAADTQRSAPARTVDPRQHLAAQARRRRKKIAKHTVVIALLSIWTVFALAPIVWIFLMSLKLPQDIVAYPPKFVFTPTLANYADVFTGPEFMTPFLNSLIVTVGSLLLTLVIGLPTAYALARFSFRGKENIAFGILSLRFAPELLIILPLYLVFQNVGLTDNYLGLILAYQLVTLPMLVWMLRSFIEDLPTELEEAVAVDGGTRWTAFRHVLFRLIAPGLGAALMLSFIWAWNSYTLPLVLSGRNTQVITTGIQQYISFQSIDWGPMAAATVVSMVPGILFALFALRWIVGGLTAGTVKG; encoded by the coding sequence ATGACCGTTGATCTCGGAGGACAGGTCGCCGCCGGCGGCGCTGCAGACACCCAGCGCTCGGCCCCGGCGCGAACCGTCGATCCGCGTCAGCATCTGGCCGCCCAGGCCCGGCGGCGCCGGAAGAAGATCGCCAAGCACACCGTCGTCATCGCTCTGCTGAGCATCTGGACGGTGTTCGCGCTGGCGCCCATCGTGTGGATCTTCCTGATGTCGCTGAAGCTTCCGCAGGACATCGTGGCCTACCCGCCGAAGTTCGTGTTCACGCCCACGCTCGCCAACTATGCGGACGTCTTCACGGGGCCGGAGTTCATGACACCGTTCCTGAACTCGCTGATCGTGACGGTCGGATCGCTTCTGCTGACCCTCGTGATCGGGCTGCCGACGGCCTACGCGCTGGCGCGGTTCTCCTTCCGGGGCAAAGAGAACATCGCCTTCGGCATTCTGTCGCTGCGATTCGCCCCTGAGCTGCTGATCATCCTGCCGCTGTACCTCGTGTTCCAGAACGTCGGCCTGACCGACAACTACCTCGGGCTGATCCTCGCCTACCAGCTGGTCACCCTGCCGATGCTGGTGTGGATGCTGCGCTCCTTCATCGAAGACCTCCCGACCGAGCTGGAGGAAGCCGTTGCGGTGGATGGCGGCACGCGCTGGACGGCGTTCCGGCATGTCCTGTTCCGGCTCATCGCCCCGGGTCTGGGCGCGGCCCTCATGCTGTCGTTCATCTGGGCGTGGAACAGCTACACGCTGCCGCTCGTGCTCAGCGGCCGGAACACGCAGGTGATCACGACCGGCATCCAGCAGTACATCTCCTTCCAGTCGATCGACTGGGGCCCCATGGCCGCCGCGACCGTCGTCTCGATGGTTCCCGGCATCCTCTTCGCCCTCTTCGCCCTCCGATGGATCGTCGGCGGCCTGACCGCCGGCACCGTCAAGGGCTGA
- a CDS encoding NAD(P)-dependent alcohol dehydrogenase has protein sequence MSLPATMQASVLLTPGTIELQEVPVPAAGPGEVLVRVTAVGSCGSDTHFYETGAIGDLIVRGPVVLGHETAGEIVAVGDGVDHTRVGTRVAVEPQTPCRRCEFCKTGRYHLCRDIRFYGAWPIDGSFAEYVIVDDDFAHAIPDSMTDEEAALVEPVSVAVHAARRGGVTRGSKVLVTGAGPIGVIVAQVVKSFGAAEVVISDPIPHRRDFALSHGADVVLDPAEADLDQYSEYFDVYIDASGNARAVQSAFPTIVRGGTAVLVGMGGNTLEVPIAMIQHREITLTGTFRYVNTWPTAIQLVASGTIEVASLVTGRFGLEDVEKALMQSKTDPVAIKTMVIPGHRATAPATAGE, from the coding sequence ATGTCCCTCCCCGCCACCATGCAGGCCAGCGTCCTGCTCACGCCCGGCACGATCGAGCTGCAGGAGGTGCCCGTGCCCGCCGCCGGCCCGGGCGAAGTGCTCGTGCGCGTGACCGCCGTGGGTTCGTGCGGCTCCGATACGCACTTCTACGAGACGGGCGCGATCGGCGATCTCATCGTCCGCGGCCCCGTCGTGCTCGGGCACGAGACCGCCGGCGAGATCGTCGCCGTGGGTGACGGCGTGGATCACACCCGCGTGGGGACCCGCGTGGCCGTCGAGCCTCAGACGCCGTGCCGCCGCTGCGAGTTCTGCAAGACCGGCCGCTACCACCTGTGCCGCGACATCCGCTTCTACGGTGCGTGGCCGATCGACGGATCGTTCGCCGAGTACGTGATCGTCGACGATGACTTCGCCCACGCCATCCCCGATTCCATGACGGATGAGGAGGCCGCCCTCGTCGAGCCGGTGTCGGTGGCCGTGCACGCCGCTCGTCGCGGCGGCGTCACCCGGGGCTCCAAGGTGCTCGTCACCGGCGCCGGCCCGATCGGGGTCATCGTCGCGCAGGTGGTGAAGTCGTTCGGAGCCGCAGAGGTCGTGATCAGCGACCCGATCCCCCATCGCCGCGACTTTGCCCTCAGCCACGGCGCGGACGTCGTGCTGGATCCGGCAGAAGCCGACCTCGACCAGTACAGCGAGTACTTCGACGTCTACATCGACGCGTCCGGGAACGCGCGCGCGGTGCAGTCGGCGTTTCCGACCATCGTCCGGGGCGGCACCGCGGTGCTCGTGGGAATGGGCGGGAACACCCTGGAGGTGCCGATCGCCATGATCCAGCACCGCGAGATCACGCTCACCGGGACGTTCCGCTACGTCAACACGTGGCCCACCGCGATCCAGCTCGTCGCCAGCGGCACCATCGAGGTCGCCTCGCTCGTGACAGGGAGATTCGGTCTGGAGGACGTCGAGAAGGCCCTCATGCAGTCCAAGACCGACCCGGTCGCCATCAAGACGATGGTCATCCCCGGCCACCGCGCGACCGCCCCGGCAACCGCCGGGGAGTGA
- a CDS encoding TetR/AcrR family transcriptional regulator, giving the protein MTKKPTGAQSGRLSRGLIIETALAQIDRRGAQGLSMRSLGQELGVEAMSLYRHVHGREDLLEGVVALLMENLTSDLDDELAEHWQGFLQTVAHHVRQIAIDHPLAFPLVATRHPAAPWLRPPLRSVEVVNTFLGTLIGHGFTDQQAVDAYRSFSSFLLGHLLLESAVRGAETGPVEEPLDEGDATIPEGDGHVSLEAAPEVKRLRTLLSEDRSDEEFEVSLEALLDRLNRELTQ; this is encoded by the coding sequence GTGACGAAGAAGCCGACGGGTGCGCAGTCCGGTCGTCTGAGCCGTGGCCTGATCATCGAGACCGCGCTCGCGCAGATCGACCGGCGTGGCGCGCAGGGGTTGTCGATGCGCTCCTTGGGGCAGGAGCTCGGTGTAGAGGCGATGTCGCTGTACCGGCACGTACACGGGCGAGAGGATCTGCTGGAGGGGGTGGTGGCTCTACTGATGGAGAACCTGACCTCGGATCTTGACGATGAGCTCGCCGAGCACTGGCAGGGGTTCCTGCAAACCGTCGCCCACCACGTCCGCCAGATCGCGATTGATCATCCGCTCGCGTTTCCGCTGGTTGCCACCCGGCACCCGGCGGCACCGTGGCTGCGCCCCCCGCTACGCAGCGTCGAAGTGGTCAACACGTTTCTCGGCACTCTCATCGGGCACGGTTTCACCGATCAGCAGGCCGTGGATGCCTACCGGTCCTTCAGCAGCTTCCTGCTCGGCCACCTGCTCCTGGAATCCGCCGTGCGCGGCGCGGAAACCGGCCCGGTCGAAGAACCCCTCGACGAGGGCGACGCCACCATCCCCGAAGGCGACGGGCACGTCAGTTTGGAGGCTGCACCCGAAGTGAAACGCCTCCGAACACTGCTCAGCGAGGACCGCAGCGACGAAGAATTCGAAGTGTCACTGGAGGCACTGCTGGACCGGTTGAACCGCGAGCTCACCCAATAA
- a CDS encoding DUF2382 domain-containing protein, whose protein sequence is MISTENIGGLMGAAVIDSDGEKIGTLQQIYLDTDTGAPTWAAVRTGFFGTSESFVPIDDANQDGENLRVGYAKEFVKNAPRIDADGALEHAQEDELYVYYGNGSRNASVDEGTGTARDASDGAADTSTGYDTSGPTTDDAMTRSEERLRVGTEKVQTGRARLRKYVVTEEKTVTVPVSHEEVRLEREPITDANVADAMDGPAISEEEHEVVLTEERPVVAKETVPVERVRLGTETVTEDETVTEQVRKEQIDYDDGTDRADRA, encoded by the coding sequence ATGATCAGCACAGAAAACATCGGCGGTCTCATGGGAGCAGCGGTGATCGACTCCGACGGGGAGAAGATCGGCACGCTCCAGCAGATCTACCTCGACACCGACACCGGGGCGCCCACCTGGGCAGCGGTGCGCACCGGTTTCTTCGGCACCTCGGAGTCCTTCGTGCCCATCGATGACGCCAACCAGGACGGCGAGAACCTCCGGGTGGGCTACGCGAAGGAGTTCGTCAAGAACGCACCGCGCATCGACGCGGACGGGGCGCTGGAGCATGCGCAGGAAGATGAACTGTACGTCTACTACGGCAACGGCTCCCGCAACGCCAGCGTCGACGAAGGCACCGGTACCGCCCGGGACGCCAGTGACGGCGCGGCGGATACGAGCACCGGGTATGACACGTCCGGTCCGACCACCGACGATGCGATGACCCGCTCCGAGGAGCGCCTCCGCGTCGGTACCGAGAAGGTTCAGACCGGTCGCGCACGGCTGCGGAAGTACGTCGTCACGGAGGAGAAGACCGTCACCGTCCCGGTGAGCCATGAGGAGGTGCGACTGGAGCGCGAACCCATCACCGACGCCAACGTCGCGGATGCCATGGACGGGCCGGCCATCAGCGAGGAGGAGCACGAGGTCGTCCTCACGGAGGAGCGGCCCGTCGTCGCCAAGGAGACCGTTCCGGTCGAGCGTGTCCGCCTGGGAACGGAAACGGTGACCGAGGACGAGACGGTCACCGAGCAGGTCCGCAAGGAACAGATCGACTACGACGACGGCACGGACCGCGCCGACCGCGCCTGA
- a CDS encoding aminomethyltransferase family protein, translating to MTTDPTTTATDTRAESLAQAIERAGSPAELLRNQNWPAFTFPVAPEFTNWRDEQRAWNTTVALMDQSHHMTQLFLDGEDLIALLSSISPNTFATFRPGVAKQLISVNQDGYLIGDGILFYNSDGPEGLVLIGHHILIDWVRFNVEKAQKGGKDVRYRLEPNSQMRQGPPTFYRYELQGPHADSVMEKVFGGPVPHIKFFHIGDVTIAGRPVKALRHGMAGQPGFEFYGPWEDADAVRDALMAAGEEYGIRRVGAKAYSSSPLESGWVPTPFPAVFDDDFAEYREWLPAARIGSVGGSLHSPDIHDYYMTPFDIGLGRSVRFDHEFHGREALENHAENVRRRKVTLIWNSDDVAAVVRSQLEPGTPAKYLDFPKARYGFYQMDEIQRNGERVGISTDAGYVSYDQLYMSLATLDADVRDGDEVEVLWGESPVSRKDSVDADHRQVRIRATVAPAPYHDYARTVYRQNA from the coding sequence ATGACCACGGATCCCACGACAACCGCAACCGACACCAGGGCCGAGTCGCTCGCACAGGCGATCGAGCGGGCAGGCAGCCCCGCGGAACTGCTGCGGAACCAGAACTGGCCGGCATTCACGTTTCCGGTGGCGCCCGAGTTCACCAACTGGCGCGACGAACAGCGTGCCTGGAACACCACGGTGGCGCTCATGGACCAGTCCCACCACATGACGCAGCTGTTCCTCGACGGAGAGGACCTCATCGCCCTGCTCAGCTCCATCTCGCCCAACACCTTCGCCACCTTCCGTCCCGGCGTCGCCAAGCAGCTCATCTCGGTCAACCAGGACGGCTACCTCATCGGCGACGGCATCCTGTTCTACAACTCCGATGGCCCGGAGGGTCTCGTGTTGATCGGGCACCACATCCTCATCGACTGGGTGCGCTTCAACGTCGAGAAGGCGCAGAAGGGCGGCAAGGATGTGCGCTACCGGTTGGAGCCGAACTCTCAGATGCGGCAGGGGCCGCCCACGTTCTACCGCTACGAGCTGCAGGGCCCGCACGCCGACTCCGTCATGGAGAAGGTCTTCGGCGGACCGGTGCCCCACATCAAGTTCTTCCACATCGGCGACGTGACGATCGCGGGCCGGCCCGTGAAAGCCCTCCGCCACGGCATGGCCGGCCAACCAGGTTTCGAGTTCTACGGACCGTGGGAGGACGCCGATGCGGTGCGCGACGCACTCATGGCCGCTGGCGAGGAGTACGGTATCCGGCGAGTCGGGGCGAAGGCGTACTCCTCGTCGCCGCTCGAGTCGGGCTGGGTGCCGACACCGTTCCCGGCTGTGTTCGACGACGACTTCGCTGAGTACCGCGAGTGGCTTCCTGCTGCCCGCATCGGATCGGTCGGCGGCTCACTGCACTCGCCGGACATCCACGACTACTACATGACGCCTTTCGACATCGGCCTCGGTCGCTCAGTGCGCTTCGACCACGAGTTCCACGGTCGCGAGGCCCTCGAGAATCACGCGGAGAACGTCCGCCGGCGCAAGGTCACACTGATCTGGAATTCGGACGACGTGGCGGCGGTCGTCCGCTCGCAGCTGGAGCCGGGCACCCCTGCCAAGTACCTCGACTTCCCCAAGGCGCGATACGGGTTCTACCAAATGGATGAGATCCAGAGGAATGGCGAACGGGTCGGCATCTCCACCGATGCCGGGTATGTGTCGTACGACCAGCTGTACATGTCGCTGGCGACCCTCGACGCCGACGTGCGAGACGGCGATGAAGTCGAGGTGCTGTGGGGTGAGAGCCCCGTCTCGCGCAAGGACTCGGTCGACGCCGATCACCGACAGGTGCGCATCCGTGCCACGGTCGCCCCGGCGCCGTATCACGACTACGCCCGAACGGTGTATCGCCAGAACGCCTGA
- a CDS encoding IclR family transcriptional regulator: MARESAGESVLRRHMRVLESFDAWHPFLTLSEIAEASGLAVSTAHRLVAALEGEGLLERLPDRTYRLGVRLWEFASRTPGAVGLREIARPWLGAVHERVREHAQVGVLSGRDVLYIDRVSTRDAVVNATLVGGRIPLHASSSGLVLLAHADATLVDDVIAHGLRTYTERTIRSGPELRAHLRKVRDEGFAVTDGHIHPESRGIAVAVTGPGGSVYAAIGVVVPNDGVSPHPYVELLRRAAVGITHDLAVAYRPDVDERTHGIRSLVRGSRRSIEYLESLDADPHDAPLPGCSRHDDRPADAAVVTSPRGAASPGPCR; this comes from the coding sequence GTGGCACGAGAATCAGCCGGCGAATCGGTGCTGCGCCGCCACATGCGCGTGCTGGAGAGTTTCGATGCGTGGCACCCCTTCCTGACGCTCAGCGAGATCGCCGAGGCCAGCGGTCTCGCCGTCTCCACGGCCCACCGCCTGGTCGCCGCGCTGGAGGGCGAGGGCCTGCTCGAGCGGCTTCCCGATCGCACCTACCGCCTCGGCGTGCGGCTGTGGGAGTTCGCCAGCCGCACCCCCGGCGCCGTCGGGCTCCGGGAGATCGCACGGCCCTGGCTGGGCGCCGTGCATGAGCGCGTCCGCGAGCACGCCCAGGTCGGTGTGCTGAGCGGACGGGACGTGCTCTACATCGACCGGGTCTCCACCCGCGACGCCGTCGTCAACGCGACCCTCGTCGGCGGACGGATCCCCCTCCACGCGTCGTCGAGCGGGCTGGTTCTCCTGGCCCACGCGGATGCGACGCTCGTCGACGATGTCATCGCTCACGGCCTCCGCACCTACACCGAACGCACGATCCGCTCCGGACCCGAGCTGCGCGCACACCTGCGAAAGGTGCGCGACGAGGGATTCGCCGTGACGGACGGGCACATCCATCCGGAGTCCCGAGGCATCGCAGTGGCCGTCACCGGCCCCGGCGGGAGCGTCTATGCCGCGATCGGCGTCGTCGTGCCGAACGACGGCGTCTCTCCCCATCCGTATGTCGAACTGCTGCGGCGTGCGGCCGTCGGCATCACCCACGACCTCGCGGTGGCGTATCGCCCGGACGTGGACGAGCGCACGCACGGCATCCGCTCACTCGTGCGCGGGTCACGCCGTTCGATCGAGTACCTCGAGAGTCTCGACGCCGACCCGCACGACGCCCCGCTGCCTGGGTGCTCCCGGCACGACGACCGGCCCGCGGATGCCGCGGTCGTGACCTCTCCGCGGGGTGCTGCATCTCCGGGGCCATGTCGGTGA
- a CDS encoding MerR family transcriptional regulator produces the protein MPATKSQEAGWTTAAAARLVGYSTQQVRDLERLGVLPAAERTPNGYRRYQERHILALRAYRALATAIGPVPARQMMPTLVQGTLDAAAEKIDDLHALLARSRDHIREASRGLQAVLTDTTHVFDDHDSMTISELAEALGVRASALRHWEHEGLVNPDRVSRSQTRRYNARAITEARIVAALRSGGHRIPPIARVLDQLRQHGLTAEAQALLDERLTVLSRRSVVLLGASGDLHALLNERAQTAAAG, from the coding sequence ATGCCAGCGACCAAGTCTCAAGAGGCGGGATGGACGACGGCTGCGGCCGCTCGGCTCGTGGGCTACTCCACGCAACAAGTACGCGACCTTGAACGGCTCGGAGTCCTCCCTGCCGCCGAGCGCACCCCCAACGGATACCGGCGCTACCAGGAACGCCACATCCTCGCGCTCCGCGCCTATCGCGCACTGGCCACCGCGATCGGCCCCGTGCCGGCGCGACAGATGATGCCCACGCTCGTGCAGGGCACCCTCGACGCCGCCGCCGAGAAGATCGACGACCTGCACGCCTTGCTCGCCCGCAGCCGAGACCACATTCGCGAAGCAAGCCGCGGTCTCCAAGCCGTCCTCACCGACACGACCCACGTCTTCGACGACCACGACTCCATGACGATCAGCGAGCTCGCAGAGGCACTCGGTGTTCGCGCATCGGCACTGCGCCACTGGGAGCACGAAGGACTCGTCAACCCCGACCGGGTCAGCCGGTCCCAAACCCGTCGATACAACGCCCGGGCAATCACCGAAGCACGTATCGTCGCAGCATTGCGAAGCGGCGGGCACCGCATCCCACCGATCGCGCGCGTACTCGACCAGCTTCGCCAGCACGGCCTGACGGCGGAGGCGCAAGCACTTCTCGACGAGCGGCTGACCGTCCTCAGCCGCCGTAGCGTCGTGCTCCTCGGCGCTTCAGGAGACCTCCACGCCCTGCTGAACGAGCGGGCGCAGACTGCTGCGGCCGGCTGA